A portion of the Pseudomonas koreensis genome contains these proteins:
- a CDS encoding class I SAM-dependent methyltransferase — MTDKAFAQADPDWLALISAAREWLSGPLGQFLLDEERRMLDDELGRFFGGYLVHYGPSAETPPAAPQVQRNVRLGAPLPGVEIVCEEQAWPLSEHAADVVVMQHGLDFCLSPHGLLREAASSVRPGGHLLIIGINPWSTWGLRHFFANDALRKARCISPSRVADWLNLLGFALEKRRFGCYRPPLASPKWQNRLAGWERKAGDWQLSGGGFYLLVARKIVVGLRPLRQERREPMGKLIPLPMAKVNRRRIEP; from the coding sequence ATGACCGATAAAGCGTTCGCTCAGGCCGATCCCGACTGGCTGGCATTGATCAGCGCTGCCCGCGAATGGCTGTCGGGGCCGCTCGGGCAATTTCTGCTGGATGAAGAACGGCGCATGCTCGATGACGAGCTCGGCCGCTTCTTCGGCGGTTATCTGGTGCATTACGGCCCGTCCGCCGAAACCCCGCCGGCGGCGCCGCAAGTGCAGCGCAACGTACGTCTCGGCGCGCCGTTGCCCGGGGTCGAGATCGTTTGCGAAGAACAGGCCTGGCCATTGAGCGAGCATGCCGCCGACGTGGTGGTGATGCAGCATGGCCTGGATTTCTGCCTGTCGCCCCACGGTTTGCTGCGTGAAGCGGCCAGCAGCGTGCGTCCGGGCGGGCATCTGCTGATCATCGGCATCAACCCCTGGAGCACGTGGGGCCTGCGGCATTTCTTCGCCAACGATGCCCTGCGCAAGGCGCGCTGCATATCACCGTCGCGGGTTGCCGACTGGCTCAATCTGCTGGGCTTCGCGCTGGAGAAACGCCGCTTCGGGTGCTATCGTCCGCCGCTCGCGTCGCCCAAGTGGCAGAACCGCCTGGCCGGCTGGGAACGCAAGGCCGGGGACTGGCAGTTGTCCGGCGGCGGCTTCTATTTGCTGGTGGCGCGCAAGATCGTGGTGGGGCTCAGGCCATTGCGCCAGGAGCGCCGCGAGCCGATGGGCAAGCTGATTCCGCTGCCGATGGCCAAGGTCAACCGCCGCCGCATCGAACCGTAA
- the rnhA gene encoding ribonuclease HI produces the protein MSESVESVDTVELFTDGACKGNPGPGGWGALLVCKGVEKELWGGEANTTNNRMELLGAIRGLEALKRPCEVLLVTDSQYVMKGINEWMANWKKRGWKTAAKEPVKNADLWKELDEQVNRHKVTWKWVRGHIGHHGNERADQLANRGVDEVRGYKQT, from the coding sequence ATGAGCGAAAGCGTGGAAAGCGTCGACACCGTAGAACTGTTCACCGACGGCGCCTGCAAGGGCAACCCCGGCCCCGGTGGCTGGGGTGCTCTGCTGGTGTGCAAGGGCGTCGAAAAGGAACTATGGGGCGGCGAGGCCAACACCACCAACAACCGCATGGAACTGCTCGGCGCGATCCGCGGCCTCGAAGCACTCAAGCGTCCCTGCGAAGTGCTGCTGGTGACTGACTCGCAGTATGTGATGAAAGGCATCAACGAGTGGATGGCCAACTGGAAGAAGCGCGGCTGGAAAACTGCCGCGAAAGAACCGGTGAAGAACGCCGATCTGTGGAAAGAACTGGACGAACAGGTCAACCGCCACAAAGTCACCTGGAAATGGGTGCGTGGGCATATTGGTCATCACGGTAACGAGCGGGCGGACCAGTTGGCCAATCGTGGCGTTGACGAAGTGCGCGGTTACAAGCAGACCTGA
- the dnaQ gene encoding DNA polymerase III subunit epsilon produces the protein MATRSVVLDTETTGMPVTDGHRIIEIGCVELIGRRLTGRHFHVYLQPDRESDEGAIGVHGITNEFLVGKPRFAEVADEFFEFIKGAQLIIHNAAFDVGFINNEFALMGQHDRADITQHCTILDTLMMARERHPGQRNSLDALCKRYGVDNSGRELHGALLDSEILADVYLTMTGGQTSLSLAGNASDGNGTGEGADNSATEIRRLPVDRQPARIIRATEEELAAHLVRLEIIAKSAGAPALWTQIAEADAQA, from the coding sequence ATGGCCACCAGATCCGTTGTACTCGATACCGAAACCACCGGCATGCCGGTGACCGATGGTCACCGGATCATTGAAATCGGTTGCGTCGAACTGATCGGTCGGCGCCTGACTGGCCGGCACTTTCACGTTTATCTGCAACCGGATCGCGAAAGCGACGAAGGTGCGATCGGTGTGCACGGCATCACCAACGAATTCCTCGTCGGCAAGCCGCGCTTTGCCGAAGTTGCCGACGAGTTCTTTGAATTCATCAAAGGCGCGCAGCTGATCATCCACAACGCGGCGTTCGACGTTGGCTTCATCAACAATGAATTCGCGTTGATGGGCCAGCACGATCGCGCCGACATCACCCAGCATTGCACAATCCTCGACACCCTGATGATGGCCCGGGAACGTCACCCGGGGCAGCGCAACAGCCTCGACGCGTTGTGCAAACGTTATGGCGTCGACAACTCCGGCCGTGAACTGCACGGCGCCTTGCTCGACTCGGAGATTCTCGCCGACGTCTACCTGACCATGACCGGCGGCCAGACCAGCCTGTCGCTGGCCGGCAATGCGTCTGACGGCAATGGCACGGGCGAGGGCGCGGACAATTCGGCTACGGAAATCCGCCGCCTGCCGGTTGATCGTCAACCCGCGCGCATCATCCGCGCCACCGAAGAAGAGCTGGCTGCGCATCTGGTGCGGCTGGAAATCATCGCCAAATCGGCGGGAGCGCCGGCGTTGTGGACGCAGATTGCCGAGGCTGATGCGCAGGCCTGA
- a CDS encoding GNAT family N-acetyltransferase: protein MRPVMNPKYPGLSVRVADEGFAPYIWGSDFSFEVAAYGAAVIGKPVEQWPVTPIVPYRKCYGIDPEEFSAFHNAPDSAIFMAYLDDEPVGHLVISTNWNGFAHIDELAVHAPARRHGVAKALLDVAQFWSRKKKLPGIMLETQNNNLGACRLYERCGYVIGGIDQLRYRGIDPHTAEVALFWYRLFDNPLENPLRSTASPRLVP from the coding sequence ATGCGACCGGTCATGAATCCGAAATACCCAGGGTTGTCGGTGCGTGTAGCCGACGAAGGTTTTGCGCCGTATATCTGGGGCAGTGACTTCAGTTTCGAGGTCGCCGCCTATGGCGCCGCCGTGATCGGCAAACCGGTCGAGCAATGGCCGGTGACGCCGATCGTGCCCTATCGCAAGTGCTACGGCATCGATCCGGAGGAGTTCAGCGCCTTTCACAACGCGCCCGACAGCGCAATTTTCATGGCCTACCTGGACGACGAACCGGTCGGCCACCTGGTGATCAGCACCAACTGGAACGGCTTCGCCCACATCGATGAACTGGCGGTGCACGCCCCGGCCCGGCGCCACGGGGTGGCCAAGGCGCTGCTCGATGTAGCGCAGTTCTGGAGTCGCAAGAAAAAGCTGCCGGGCATCATGCTCGAAACCCAGAACAACAACCTTGGCGCCTGCCGTCTGTATGAACGCTGCGGTTACGTGATTGGCGGTATCGACCAGTTGCGCTATCGCGGCATCGATCCGCATACCGCCGAAGTCGCATTGTTCTGGTATCGGCTGTTCGATAATCCGCTGGAAAACCCACTCAGATCGACAGCATCGCCTCGGCTTGTTCCGTGA
- a CDS encoding LysR family transcriptional regulator, with the protein MRLRHIEVIQALLQTGHLGTAAEWLQLPVTEVEERLREAEGQLGFMLFASVRGRLQSTPEARALQVEIAHVYAALEPVQRLASSLKQYLAPPLRIIGTPPLAQQLLPQSLAALRRRLPDAPCSLLSAPTRDIVRSLLLRESDLGLSLHDPEHPDIDCQPLAQGKLQLLAPHGWLQPKQKYISLADLAGQAMVGLEGQDPLSPALENKLQALRPAPSIQTRVQTHQMMRSMVEAGEGLAIVDPFTALGARAGGLDVCPLSPAVPVSLYALTFKHAAPAPATQTLLAIITEQAEAMLSI; encoded by the coding sequence ATGCGTTTACGCCACATCGAAGTGATTCAGGCGCTCTTGCAGACCGGTCACCTGGGCACCGCCGCCGAATGGCTGCAATTGCCGGTGACCGAGGTCGAAGAGCGTTTGCGCGAAGCCGAAGGCCAGTTGGGGTTCATGCTGTTTGCCAGCGTTCGCGGGCGCCTGCAATCGACCCCCGAAGCGCGCGCCTTGCAGGTGGAAATCGCGCACGTCTATGCAGCGCTGGAGCCGGTGCAGCGTCTGGCCAGCAGCCTCAAGCAATACCTCGCCCCGCCCCTGCGCATCATCGGCACCCCGCCGCTGGCTCAACAGCTGTTACCGCAAAGCCTGGCAGCCCTGCGCCGACGTTTGCCGGATGCACCTTGCAGCCTGCTCAGCGCGCCGACCCGGGACATCGTCCGCAGCCTGTTACTGCGCGAGAGCGATCTGGGCCTGAGCCTGCACGACCCCGAACACCCCGATATCGACTGCCAACCGCTCGCCCAGGGCAAACTGCAATTGCTCGCTCCGCACGGCTGGCTGCAGCCGAAACAGAAATATATTTCTCTGGCAGACCTGGCCGGTCAGGCCATGGTCGGTCTCGAAGGGCAGGATCCGCTGAGCCCGGCATTGGAAAACAAACTGCAGGCCTTGCGCCCGGCACCGAGCATTCAGACCCGCGTGCAGACCCATCAGATGATGCGCAGCATGGTCGAGGCCGGCGAAGGCCTGGCCATCGTCGATCCGTTCACCGCTTTGGGTGCTCGCGCCGGCGGGCTGGACGTCTGCCCGCTGTCACCGGCGGTGCCGGTCAGCCTCTACGCGCTGACCTTCAAACACGCAGCGCCAGCACCGGCAACTCAGACCCTGCTGGCGATCATCACGGAACAAGCCGAGGCGATGCTGTCGATCTGA
- a CDS encoding NADPH-dependent FMN reductase gives MSNVYNVAVVVGSLRKASINRKVALALAELAPANLKLEIVEIGELPLYNEDIDGDSPPAAYSTFRQKVASSDAVLFVTPEYNRSIPAPLKNAIDVGSRPYGRSAWSGKPGAVISVSPGAIGGFGANQHLRQTFVFLDIHCLQQPEAYLGGAGNAFDEAGKLSESVKPFLQKFIDAYGQFVEQHKK, from the coding sequence ATGAGCAATGTCTACAACGTCGCTGTAGTGGTCGGTAGCCTGCGCAAAGCATCGATCAATCGCAAAGTCGCACTGGCCCTTGCCGAACTGGCACCGGCCAATCTCAAGCTCGAGATTGTCGAAATCGGTGAACTGCCGCTGTACAACGAGGACATCGACGGCGATTCTCCGCCCGCAGCCTACAGCACTTTCCGTCAGAAAGTGGCGTCATCCGACGCGGTGCTGTTTGTCACCCCCGAGTACAACCGCTCGATTCCGGCACCGTTGAAGAACGCCATCGACGTCGGCTCCCGCCCTTATGGCCGGAGCGCGTGGAGCGGCAAACCCGGCGCGGTGATCAGCGTATCGCCAGGCGCCATCGGCGGTTTCGGCGCCAACCAGCACCTGCGCCAGACCTTTGTTTTCCTCGATATCCATTGCCTGCAACAGCCGGAAGCGTATCTGGGAGGCGCGGGCAATGCGTTTGATGAAGCGGGCAAGCTGAGCGAATCGGTGAAGCCATTCCTGCAGAAATTCATTGATGCTTACGGCCAGTTCGTAGAGCAACACAAAAAATAA